One stretch of Pseudomonas sp. NC02 DNA includes these proteins:
- the aroE gene encoding shikimate dehydrogenase — MDRYVVFGNPIGHSKSPLIHRLFAEQTGEQLDYSTLLAPLEDFTGCAKAFFAQGRGANVTVPFKEEAYRLANTLTERAQRAGAVNTLSKLGDGSLLGDNTDGAGLVRDLTVNAGFSLQGKRILLLGAGGAVRGALEPLLAEQPASLIIANRTVEKAELLAELFDDLGPVSASGFDWLREPVDLIINATSASLSGDVPPIAGSLIEPGKTFCYDMMYGKEPTAFCRWASEQGAAVAMDGLGMLVEQAAEAFFLWRGVRPDSAPVLAELRSQLA; from the coding sequence ATGGATCGTTATGTCGTCTTCGGCAACCCCATCGGCCACAGCAAGTCGCCGCTGATTCACCGTCTGTTCGCCGAACAGACCGGCGAGCAACTGGACTACAGCACCTTGCTCGCGCCGTTGGAGGATTTCACCGGCTGTGCAAAAGCATTTTTCGCACAAGGCCGTGGCGCCAACGTCACCGTACCGTTCAAGGAAGAGGCCTATCGCCTGGCCAATACCCTGACCGAACGCGCCCAACGGGCTGGCGCGGTGAATACCCTGAGCAAGCTCGGCGATGGCAGCCTGTTGGGAGACAACACCGACGGCGCCGGCCTGGTGCGGGATTTGACGGTGAATGCCGGGTTCAGCCTGCAAGGCAAACGCATCCTGCTGCTGGGCGCCGGTGGTGCGGTGCGCGGCGCGTTGGAGCCATTGCTGGCTGAGCAGCCGGCTTCGCTGATCATTGCCAACCGCACCGTGGAAAAAGCCGAATTGCTCGCCGAGCTGTTCGACGACCTCGGCCCGGTGTCCGCCAGCGGTTTCGACTGGCTGCGTGAACCGGTGGACCTGATCATCAATGCCACGTCCGCCAGCCTGTCAGGCGATGTACCGCCGATTGCCGGCAGCCTGATCGAACCCGGAAAGACTTTTTGCTACGACATGATGTACGGCAAAGAGCCTACGGCTTTCTGCCGCTGGGCCAGTGAGCAGGGCGCGGCGGTGGCAATGGATGGCCTGGGGATGCTGGTGGAACAGGCCGCGGAAGCGTTCTTCCTGTGGCGCGGTGTGCGCCCGGATTCGGCGCCGGTGCTGGCTGAATTGCGTAGCCAACTGGCCTGA
- the dprA gene encoding DNA-processing protein DprA has protein sequence MLPTNNREISPAELEARLRLHRLPELGPKGFQKLIEAFGSASKAISAPASAWRSLGLKVASADARRSEEVRDGASAALAWLERPAQHLLMWDQPDYPSLLAELDDAPPLLFVAGNPAILEKPQLAMVGSRRASRPGMDTAAAFSRSLASAGFVITSGLALGIDGAAHQAALDVGGHTIGVLGTGLENFYPQRHRRLAEAMIAQGSAVVSEFPLDAAPQAGNFPRRNRIISGLSLGVLVVEASMASGSLITARLAAEQGREVYAIPGSIHHPGAKGCHQLIRDGAVLVETIEHILENLRGWQALSRPAPIAVNHPLVALLHAAPHTSEALAIASGRALSEVLASLTELELEGRVICESGRWLARG, from the coding sequence ATGTTACCGACGAATAACCGCGAAATTTCCCCGGCAGAGCTGGAAGCCCGACTACGCTTGCACAGGCTGCCGGAACTGGGTCCCAAAGGTTTTCAAAAGCTCATCGAGGCGTTTGGTTCTGCGTCAAAAGCCATCAGCGCACCGGCGAGTGCCTGGCGTTCATTGGGACTCAAGGTGGCCAGCGCCGACGCCCGGCGCAGCGAGGAAGTACGTGATGGTGCCAGTGCGGCCCTCGCCTGGCTGGAGCGTCCGGCCCAGCATTTGCTGATGTGGGACCAACCCGACTACCCGTCATTGCTCGCAGAATTGGATGACGCGCCCCCGCTATTATTCGTCGCCGGCAACCCGGCGATTCTGGAAAAACCGCAATTGGCGATGGTCGGCAGCCGTCGTGCCTCCAGGCCAGGAATGGACACCGCCGCCGCATTTTCCCGCAGCCTGGCGAGTGCCGGTTTTGTCATCACCAGTGGCCTTGCCCTGGGGATCGACGGCGCTGCTCACCAGGCGGCTTTGGATGTTGGTGGACATACAATTGGCGTGCTGGGCACCGGGCTCGAAAATTTTTATCCACAGCGCCATCGACGCTTGGCCGAGGCGATGATTGCCCAAGGCAGCGCCGTGGTTTCCGAGTTTCCGTTGGACGCCGCGCCCCAGGCCGGCAACTTCCCGCGCCGCAACCGTATTATCAGTGGCCTGTCGCTTGGGGTACTGGTGGTGGAGGCCAGCATGGCCAGCGGTTCGCTGATCACCGCGCGGCTGGCGGCGGAGCAAGGGCGCGAGGTATACGCCATCCCCGGCTCCATCCATCACCCCGGGGCCAAAGGCTGCCATCAACTGATCCGCGATGGCGCGGTGCTGGTGGAAACCATCGAGCACATTCTCGAAAACCTGCGTGGCTGGCAGGCCCTCTCCCGCCCGGCGCCGATTGCGGTCAATCATCCGCTGGTGGCGCTGTTGCACGCGGCGCCCCACACCAGTGAAGCCCTGGCGATTGCCAGTGGCAGGGCCTTGTCCGAGGTGCTGGCCAGCCTGACGGAGCTGGAACTGGAAGGCCGAGTGATCTGCGAAAGCGGGCGCTGGCTTGCGCGCGGCTAG
- the rsmB gene encoding 16S rRNA (cytosine(967)-C(5))-methyltransferase RsmB, which translates to MNPRLAAAKALAAVLNGKASLNSSLPTQLDKVEDRDRGFTQDLAFGTARWQPRLSALAAKLLQKPFKAADADVEALLLVGLYQLLYTRVPAHAAIGETVGCADKLKKPWAKALLNAVLRRAQRESEALLAELEHDPVVRTAHPRWLQKSLKAFWPEQWEAICAANNAHPPMILRVNRRHHTRDAYLTLLGEAGVAATACVYSQDGIVLTEPGDVRNLPGFAEGWISVQDEAAQLAADLLDLAPGQRVLDACCAPGGKTCHIMEVQADLAGVVAVDLEAKRLVRVRENLARLGLSAELIAADGRDTATWWNGKPFQRILLDAPCSATGVIRRHPDIKLTRQPDDIAALAVLQGELLDALWPTLEVGGILLYATCSTLPTENTDVIEAFLARTSGARELDLDIQAGIKQPHGRQLLAQEGGHDGFYYAKLIKIAAARG; encoded by the coding sequence ATGAACCCACGTCTGGCCGCCGCCAAGGCCCTGGCCGCCGTGCTCAACGGCAAGGCTTCCCTCAATAGTTCGTTGCCGACCCAACTGGATAAAGTCGAAGACCGCGATCGCGGCTTTACCCAGGACCTGGCCTTCGGTACCGCCCGCTGGCAGCCACGTTTATCGGCGCTGGCGGCCAAGCTGCTGCAAAAGCCGTTCAAGGCGGCGGACGCCGATGTCGAGGCGCTGCTGCTGGTGGGCCTGTATCAACTGCTCTACACCCGCGTGCCGGCCCACGCGGCAATCGGCGAAACCGTCGGTTGCGCCGACAAGCTGAAAAAGCCTTGGGCCAAGGCCCTGCTCAACGCCGTGCTGCGCCGCGCTCAGCGCGAAAGCGAAGCGCTGCTGGCCGAGCTGGAACATGACCCGGTGGTGCGCACCGCCCACCCGCGCTGGCTGCAAAAATCCTTGAAGGCGTTCTGGCCCGAGCAGTGGGAAGCCATCTGCGCGGCCAACAACGCGCACCCGCCGATGATCCTGCGGGTCAATCGCCGTCATCACACCCGCGACGCTTATCTCACATTGCTTGGCGAAGCCGGTGTAGCGGCAACGGCCTGCGTCTACAGCCAGGACGGCATCGTTCTTACAGAACCGGGCGATGTACGTAACCTGCCCGGGTTCGCCGAAGGCTGGATCAGCGTGCAGGACGAAGCCGCTCAACTGGCCGCCGACCTGCTGGACCTGGCCCCGGGCCAACGCGTACTGGACGCCTGTTGCGCCCCCGGCGGCAAGACCTGCCACATCATGGAAGTGCAAGCGGACCTGGCCGGTGTCGTCGCCGTCGACCTGGAAGCCAAGCGCCTGGTGCGTGTGCGGGAAAACCTCGCCCGCCTGGGCCTCAGCGCCGAGCTGATCGCCGCCGACGGCCGCGACACCGCCACCTGGTGGAACGGCAAGCCGTTCCAGCGCATCCTGCTGGACGCACCGTGCTCCGCCACCGGCGTGATCCGCCGCCACCCGGACATAAAGCTGACCCGCCAACCCGACGACATCGCCGCCCTGGCCGTGCTGCAAGGCGAGTTGCTGGACGCGTTGTGGCCGACCCTCGAAGTAGGCGGCATCCTGCTGTACGCCACCTGCTCGACGCTGCCTACCGAAAACACTGACGTCATCGAAGCCTTCCTTGCCCGCACCAGCGGCGCACGGGAACTGGACCTCGACATCCAGGCCGGGATCAAGCAGCCTCATGGCCGCCAGTTGCTGGCCCAGGAAGGCGGCCACGACGGGTTCTATTACGCCAAGCTGATCAAGATTGCCGCCGCTCGCGGCTGA
- a CDS encoding peptidoglycan-binding protein, with protein sequence MRKSLLVLLLWAQAVIAQVPESYPQAGQPLPLHTQQAIQRFLLHNRILDTPQELEHAPYIVAADAGRVLGADGERVYARGALDPAVQSYGIFRRGKAYTDPDSQEWLGINADDIGTARFVTAGDVSTLGVQRVTQEVRPGDRLLSQPAPTDLASLVVQWPARAIAGHIIDVPRGVTQIGVLDAVTLNKGRRDGLMEGHLLAVVRAGETVRDRVTGVPVKMPDEPAGTLVVFRTYEKLSYGLVLSVSRSLTVMDRFEAPDQRQ encoded by the coding sequence ATGAGGAAATCGCTACTCGTCTTGCTGCTGTGGGCCCAGGCCGTTATTGCCCAGGTTCCCGAGAGCTATCCACAGGCCGGCCAACCGTTGCCGCTTCATACGCAGCAGGCCATCCAGCGCTTTTTACTGCACAACCGCATTCTCGATACCCCCCAGGAACTGGAGCACGCTCCCTATATTGTTGCAGCAGATGCCGGACGAGTATTGGGCGCCGATGGCGAACGTGTTTATGCGCGTGGGGCCCTGGACCCTGCCGTGCAAAGCTACGGGATCTTCCGCCGGGGCAAGGCTTATACCGACCCCGATAGCCAGGAATGGCTGGGCATCAACGCTGACGACATAGGCACCGCACGTTTTGTGACAGCGGGCGACGTCAGCACATTGGGTGTGCAGCGGGTGACCCAGGAGGTGCGTCCCGGGGATCGTTTGCTCAGCCAGCCTGCGCCCACGGACCTTGCCAGCCTGGTGGTTCAGTGGCCTGCCCGCGCCATTGCCGGGCACATCATCGACGTGCCCCGGGGCGTGACGCAGATCGGCGTGCTGGATGCGGTGACGTTGAACAAGGGCCGCCGTGACGGGCTGATGGAAGGTCATTTGCTGGCCGTGGTGAGAGCCGGTGAAACCGTTCGGGACAGAGTGACCGGCGTTCCGGTGAAGATGCCTGATGAGCCTGCCGGGACGCTGGTGGTGTTTCGCACCTACGAAAAGCTCAGCTACGGCCTGGTGCTCAGCGTGTCACGTTCGCTGACGGTAATGGACCGTTTTGAGGCGCCTGATCAAAGGCAATAA
- a CDS encoding NADPH:quinone reductase, whose translation MAKRIQFRAHGGPEVLEYVDYTPAEPGPQQVRVQNKAIGLNFIDTYFRSGLYAPPALPSGLGAEGAGVVDAVGSEVTQFKVGDRVAYGSGPLGAYSELHVLPAANLVHLPDDISFEQAAGAMLKGLTVQYLLRQTYELKGGETILFHAAAGGVGSLACQWAKALGVKLIGTVSSPEKAALAKSLGAWETIDYSKENVAQRVLELTDGKKCPVVYDGVGKDTWLTSLDSVAPRGLVVSFGNASGAVDGVNLGILAAKGSLYVTRPTLATYANNPENLQAMADDLFSMIISGKLQIDINQRFSLGDAAKAQIELSARRTTGSTILLP comes from the coding sequence ATGGCCAAACGTATCCAGTTCCGTGCCCATGGCGGACCCGAAGTGCTTGAGTATGTGGACTACACCCCGGCCGAACCCGGCCCGCAGCAGGTTCGCGTGCAGAACAAGGCCATTGGCCTGAACTTTATCGACACCTATTTCCGCAGCGGCCTGTATGCACCACCGGCCTTGCCGTCGGGCCTGGGCGCAGAAGGTGCCGGCGTGGTTGATGCGGTGGGCAGCGAAGTCACTCAATTCAAGGTCGGCGATCGCGTGGCCTACGGCAGCGGCCCGCTGGGCGCCTACAGCGAATTGCATGTGTTGCCGGCTGCCAACCTGGTGCACCTGCCGGACGACATCAGCTTCGAACAGGCCGCCGGCGCGATGCTCAAGGGCCTGACGGTGCAGTACCTGTTGCGCCAGACCTATGAGTTGAAGGGCGGCGAAACCATTCTGTTCCACGCCGCTGCCGGTGGCGTCGGCTCCCTGGCTTGCCAATGGGCCAAGGCCTTGGGCGTGAAGCTGATCGGTACCGTGAGTTCGCCGGAAAAAGCGGCGCTGGCCAAATCCCTCGGCGCCTGGGAAACCATCGACTACAGCAAGGAAAATGTCGCACAACGCGTGCTGGAACTGACTGACGGCAAGAAGTGCCCAGTGGTGTACGACGGCGTAGGCAAGGACACCTGGCTCACATCCTTGGACAGCGTCGCGCCACGCGGGCTGGTGGTGAGTTTCGGTAATGCTTCGGGGGCGGTGGATGGGGTCAACCTGGGGATTCTGGCGGCCAAGGGCTCGCTGTATGTGACCCGGCCGACATTGGCGACCTATGCCAACAACCCGGAAAACCTGCAGGCGATGGCGGATGATCTGTTTTCGATGATCATCAGCGGGAAGCTGCAGATTGATATTAACCAACGATTTTCGTTGGGGGATGCGGCGAAGGCGCAAATTGAGTTGTCGGCGCGGCGGACGACTGGGTCGACCATTCTGCTGCCATAG
- a CDS encoding SulP family inorganic anion transporter: MPWPNRHTLFPFLSWLPRQTRASVGRDAVVGLSGAVLALPQSIAYALIAGLPPEYGLYAAIIPVLIACLWGSSWHLICGPTAAISIVLYASVSPLAVPGSQDYITLILLLTFLAGVFQWLLGMLRFGALVNFVSHSVVLGFTLGAAVVIALGQLPNLLGLDLPSQATAINSLLALINHAGEWNRPSLVLGLGTLLVGVLLKLWVPRWPTLLIALALGSLIPWLWPAMFGEVARVSSFVGKLPPFSPLPMDLDMVLRLLPSAVAVGMLGLVTSLSIARSLSARSQQLLDANQEVRAQGLSNIVGGFFSGYLSAGSFTRSGLSYEAGACSPLAGVFSALWVALFALFGAALIAHIPIPSMAASILLICWGLVDHRGIRALFRVSRAEFVVMSLTCIATLLLELQTAIYAGVLASLFFYLKRTSQPRVQQWRDGEDDVLRVGGSIFFGASHYLQVRLQSLHGQRVVIEAQQINFIDYSGVEMLHQEARRLNGVGRSLALRKARPQVVEELRKLEGADQCPIHFED; this comes from the coding sequence ATGCCCTGGCCCAACCGCCATACACTCTTTCCCTTCCTCAGCTGGCTCCCGCGCCAAACCCGCGCCAGCGTCGGAAGGGACGCGGTCGTCGGCCTGAGCGGTGCAGTCCTGGCATTACCCCAGTCCATTGCCTACGCGCTGATCGCCGGTCTCCCACCGGAGTATGGCCTGTACGCCGCGATCATCCCGGTATTGATCGCCTGCTTGTGGGGCTCTTCCTGGCACCTGATCTGCGGCCCCACGGCAGCCATCTCTATCGTGCTCTACGCCAGCGTCAGCCCGTTGGCCGTGCCCGGCTCCCAGGACTACATCACACTCATCCTGTTGCTGACATTCCTGGCCGGCGTCTTCCAATGGCTGTTGGGCATGCTGCGCTTCGGCGCCCTGGTGAATTTCGTCTCGCATTCAGTGGTGCTCGGCTTCACCCTCGGCGCTGCGGTGGTGATCGCCCTGGGCCAACTGCCCAACCTGCTGGGGCTGGACCTGCCCAGCCAGGCCACGGCGATCAACAGTCTGCTGGCGCTGATCAACCATGCCGGGGAGTGGAATCGTCCTTCACTGGTGCTCGGGCTCGGCACCTTGCTGGTGGGGGTGCTGCTGAAACTCTGGGTACCGCGCTGGCCAACCCTGTTGATCGCGCTGGCCCTGGGCAGCCTCATCCCGTGGTTGTGGCCGGCGATGTTCGGGGAGGTGGCGCGGGTCAGTTCATTTGTCGGCAAGCTGCCACCGTTCAGCCCGCTGCCGATGGATCTGGACATGGTCCTGCGCCTGCTGCCGAGTGCCGTGGCGGTGGGCATGCTGGGGCTGGTGACCAGCCTGTCGATTGCGCGCTCACTGTCGGCCCGCTCCCAACAATTGCTCGATGCAAATCAGGAAGTGCGCGCCCAGGGTTTATCCAACATCGTCGGTGGATTTTTCTCGGGGTACTTGTCGGCGGGTTCCTTCACACGGTCGGGCCTGAGTTATGAGGCAGGCGCCTGTTCGCCGCTGGCGGGGGTGTTTTCCGCATTGTGGGTGGCGTTGTTCGCGCTGTTCGGTGCGGCATTGATCGCGCATATCCCGATCCCGAGCATGGCCGCCAGCATCCTGCTGATTTGCTGGGGGTTGGTCGACCATCGCGGTATTCGGGCGCTGTTCCGGGTCAGCCGCGCAGAGTTCGTGGTGATGAGCCTGACCTGCATCGCCACGCTGTTGCTGGAGTTGCAAACGGCCATTTACGCCGGGGTGCTGGCGTCGCTGTTTTTCTACCTCAAGCGCACCTCACAGCCGCGGGTCCAGCAATGGCGTGACGGAGAGGACGATGTGCTGCGGGTCGGCGGGTCGATCTTTTTCGGCGCCAGCCATTACCTGCAGGTGCGGCTGCAAAGCCTGCACGGCCAGCGGGTGGTGATCGAGGCGCAGCAGATCAACTTTATCGACTATTCCGGGGTGGAGATGCTGCACCAGGAGGCGCGCCGATTGAATGGAGTGGGGCGCAGCCTGGCGTTGCGCAAGGCCCGGCCACAGGTGGTGGAAGAGTTGAGGAAACTGGAAGGGGCCGACCAATGCCCCATCCATTTCGAAGACTGA
- a CDS encoding L-threonylcarbamoyladenylate synthase translates to MVNRWRVREAAREIRAGAVIAYPTEAVWGLGCDPWNEEAVDRLLAIKGRSVDKGLILIADNIRQFDFLFEDFPDEWMDRMASTWPGPNTWLVPHQDLLPEWITGVHDTVALRVTDHPQVRDLCSLVGPLISTSANPQGRPAARTRIRVEQYFRGQVDLVLGGNLGGRKNPSLIRDLATGEVVRPS, encoded by the coding sequence ATGGTCAACAGGTGGCGTGTGCGAGAAGCCGCACGAGAAATTCGCGCAGGCGCAGTGATTGCCTATCCAACCGAGGCGGTCTGGGGCCTGGGCTGTGACCCTTGGAACGAAGAAGCGGTGGATCGGTTGCTGGCGATCAAGGGCCGGTCTGTGGATAAGGGGCTGATCCTGATTGCCGACAATATCCGTCAGTTCGATTTTCTCTTCGAAGACTTTCCCGATGAGTGGATGGACCGCATGGCCAGTACCTGGCCTGGCCCGAATACGTGGCTGGTGCCCCATCAGGACTTGCTGCCCGAGTGGATTACCGGGGTGCATGACACGGTGGCGTTGCGGGTGACTGATCATCCGCAAGTGCGGGATCTGTGCTCGCTGGTCGGGCCACTGATTTCCACCTCGGCCAATCCGCAGGGCCGCCCGGCGGCGCGCACGCGGATTCGTGTGGAGCAGTATTTCCGTGGGCAGGTGGATCTGGTGTTGGGCGGGAATCTGGGGGGGCGCAAGAACCCGAGTTTGATTCGGGATCTGGCGACGGGTGAGGTTGTGCGGCCTTCCTGA
- the hemF gene encoding oxygen-dependent coproporphyrinogen oxidase — MTTRTEAVKAYLLDLQDRICSALETFETDTRFIEDAWTRPAGGGGRTRVIENGSVIEKGGVNFSHVFGSGLPPSASAHRPELAGRGFEALGVSLVIHPHNPHVPTSHANVRFFIAEKEGEEPVWWFGGGFDLTPYYGNEEDCIHWHRVAEQACAPFGPDVYSRYKAWCDTYFHIKHRNEPRGIGGLFFDDLNEWDFDTSFAFMRAIGDAYIDAYLPIVQRRKAMAYTEQQREFQEFRRGRYVEFNLVYDRGTLFGLQSGGRTESILMSLPPQVRWSYDWKAAPDSEEARLTDYFLQDRDWLGVLPKAAV, encoded by the coding sequence ATGACTACCCGCACCGAGGCTGTCAAAGCCTACCTGCTTGACCTGCAAGACCGCATTTGCAGCGCCCTGGAAACCTTCGAGACGGACACTCGCTTCATCGAAGACGCCTGGACCCGGCCTGCCGGCGGCGGCGGTCGCACCCGTGTGATCGAAAACGGTTCGGTAATCGAGAAAGGCGGCGTTAACTTTTCCCACGTGTTTGGCAGCGGCCTCCCACCGTCCGCCAGTGCCCATCGCCCGGAATTGGCCGGTCGCGGTTTTGAAGCCCTCGGCGTGTCGCTGGTGATCCACCCGCACAACCCGCATGTGCCGACTTCCCACGCCAATGTGCGTTTTTTCATCGCTGAAAAAGAAGGCGAAGAGCCTGTGTGGTGGTTTGGCGGCGGCTTCGACCTGACGCCCTACTACGGCAACGAAGAAGACTGCATCCACTGGCACCGCGTCGCCGAACAGGCCTGCGCGCCGTTTGGCCCGGACGTTTATTCGCGCTACAAGGCCTGGTGCGACACCTACTTCCACATCAAGCACCGCAACGAACCGCGTGGCATCGGCGGTTTGTTCTTCGATGATTTGAACGAGTGGGACTTCGACACCAGCTTCGCCTTCATGCGCGCCATCGGCGACGCCTACATTGACGCCTACCTGCCAATCGTCCAGCGCCGCAAGGCCATGGCCTATACCGAGCAGCAGCGCGAGTTCCAGGAATTCCGCCGTGGCCGCTACGTCGAGTTCAACCTGGTCTACGACCGTGGCACTTTGTTTGGCCTGCAATCGGGCGGGCGTACCGAGTCGATCCTGATGTCGCTGCCACCACAAGTGCGCTGGAGCTATGACTGGAAAGCCGCCCCCGACAGCGAAGAAGCGCGCCTAACCGACTACTTCCTGCAAGACCGCGACTGGCTGGGTGTGCTGCCCAAGGCGGCGGTCTGA
- the def gene encoding peptide deformylase, whose protein sequence is MAILNILEFPDSRLRTIAKPVAVVDAKVRQLVDDMFETMYEAPGIGLAATQVDVHQRVVVMDLSEDRSEPLVFINPEFETLTDEMGQYQEGCLSVPDFYENVDRPQRVKIKALDRDGKPFEMIAEGLLAVCIQHECDHLNGKLFVDYLSTLKRDRIKKKLEKKHRQQA, encoded by the coding sequence ATGGCTATTTTGAACATCCTCGAATTTCCGGACTCACGCCTGCGCACCATCGCCAAGCCAGTGGCCGTAGTGGACGCCAAGGTTCGTCAGTTGGTCGATGACATGTTTGAAACAATGTATGAAGCCCCGGGTATCGGCCTCGCCGCGACCCAGGTCGACGTGCATCAGCGCGTCGTGGTCATGGACCTGTCCGAAGACCGCAGCGAGCCCCTGGTGTTTATCAACCCTGAGTTCGAAACCCTGACCGACGAGATGGGCCAGTACCAGGAAGGCTGCCTGTCGGTGCCCGACTTCTACGAGAACGTCGACCGTCCCCAGCGCGTCAAGATCAAGGCCCTGGACCGTGACGGCAAGCCGTTCGAGATGATTGCCGAAGGCCTGCTGGCGGTGTGCATCCAACACGAGTGCGACCACCTCAACGGCAAGCTGTTTGTCGATTACCTGTCCACGCTTAAACGCGACCGGATCAAGAAGAAGCTGGAAAAGAAGCATCGCCAGCAAGCTTGA
- the fmt gene encoding methionyl-tRNA formyltransferase: protein MTEPLRIVFAGTPEFAAEHLKALLASPYEIVAVYTQPDRPAGRGQKLMPSPVKQLALENNIVVLQPPTLRNADAQAELAALKPDLLVVVAYGLILPQAVLDIPRLGCINSHASLLPRWRGAAPIQRAVEAGDAQSGVTVMRMEAGLDTGPMLLKVTTPITGQDTGGSLHDRLAEMGPPAVVQAIAGLAAGTLQGEVQDDSLATYAHKLNKDEARIDWSRPAVELERLVRAFNPWPICHSTLNGEALKVLAATLAEGKGAPGEIIGASKDGLLVACGEQALCLTRLQLPGGKALNFSDLFNSRREKFAVGIVLGQAVDAQ, encoded by the coding sequence ATGACCGAGCCACTGCGCATCGTTTTTGCCGGCACCCCCGAATTCGCCGCTGAACACCTCAAGGCCCTGCTCGCCAGCCCTTATGAAATCGTGGCGGTCTACACCCAGCCCGATCGCCCGGCCGGTCGTGGGCAAAAACTGATGCCCAGCCCGGTCAAGCAGCTGGCACTGGAAAACAACATTGTGGTGCTGCAGCCGCCGACCCTGCGCAACGCCGATGCCCAGGCCGAACTGGCTGCGCTGAAGCCAGACCTGCTGGTGGTGGTGGCCTACGGCTTGATCCTGCCCCAGGCTGTGCTGGATATCCCGCGCCTGGGCTGCATCAACAGTCACGCCTCGCTGCTGCCTCGCTGGCGTGGCGCGGCACCGATCCAGCGTGCCGTCGAAGCCGGTGATGCGCAAAGCGGGGTGACCGTGATGCGCATGGAAGCAGGCCTGGACACCGGGCCGATGCTGCTGAAAGTCACCACTCCGATCACCGGGCAAGACACCGGCGGCAGCCTGCATGATCGCCTCGCCGAAATGGGCCCGCCGGCTGTCGTCCAGGCCATCGCCGGCCTGGCTGCCGGCACTCTGCAAGGTGAAGTGCAGGACGACAGCCTCGCCACCTACGCCCACAAATTGAACAAGGATGAAGCCCGCATCGACTGGAGCCGCCCGGCCGTTGAGCTGGAGCGTCTGGTGCGTGCCTTCAACCCGTGGCCGATCTGCCACAGCACGCTCAATGGCGAGGCCTTGAAAGTACTGGCCGCCACCCTGGCCGAAGGCAAGGGCGCCCCCGGCGAGATCATCGGCGCCAGCAAGGACGGCCTGTTGGTAGCGTGCGGTGAACAGGCGCTGTGTCTGACCCGTCTGCAATTGCCCGGCGGCAAGGCGCTGAACTTCAGCGATTTGTTCAACAGCCGCCGTGAGAAATTTGCCGTTGGCATCGTCCTCGGCCAAGCGGTGGACGCGCAATGA
- the choX gene encoding choline ABC transporter substrate-binding protein gives MQKLSTVLSVALLALSSAGAYADTSCDTVKMADPGWSDIAATNAITGFLLNGMGYKAKVDTLAVPITFGGLKDGQVDVFLGNWMPAQQGFYDKFVANGDVVQLAKNLDGTEFTLAVPDYVWDAGVHDFADLNKFADKFDKKIYGIGSGAPANLSLQEIIKKNDFDLGQWKLIESSEQAMLAEVSRAVKKQKFVTFLGWTPHPMNVQLKMHYLKGGEKYFGDTGSVYTLTRKGYAQACPNVGKLLTNLSFTQEMENAIMAEVVNKKVSNADAAKAWIKANPAVLDKWLDGVKTVDGQDALAAVKAKL, from the coding sequence ATGCAAAAGTTATCCACCGTGTTGAGCGTTGCGCTGCTGGCATTGAGCAGTGCCGGCGCCTACGCGGACACCAGCTGCGACACCGTGAAGATGGCCGATCCGGGCTGGAGCGATATCGCCGCCACCAATGCCATTACCGGTTTCCTGTTGAACGGCATGGGCTACAAGGCCAAGGTCGACACCCTTGCGGTGCCGATCACCTTTGGCGGGCTCAAGGACGGCCAGGTGGACGTGTTCCTGGGTAACTGGATGCCGGCGCAGCAAGGCTTCTACGACAAGTTCGTGGCCAATGGCGATGTGGTGCAACTGGCGAAGAACCTCGACGGTACCGAGTTCACCCTGGCCGTGCCGGACTATGTCTGGGACGCCGGGGTGCATGACTTTGCCGACCTGAACAAGTTTGCCGACAAGTTCGACAAGAAGATCTACGGCATCGGTTCGGGTGCGCCAGCGAATCTCTCGTTGCAGGAAATCATCAAGAAGAACGACTTTGACCTGGGCCAGTGGAAGCTGATCGAGTCCAGTGAACAGGCGATGCTGGCCGAAGTGTCCCGGGCGGTGAAGAAGCAGAAGTTCGTGACCTTCCTCGGCTGGACGCCGCACCCGATGAACGTGCAGTTGAAGATGCATTACCTCAAGGGTGGGGAGAAGTACTTTGGTGACACCGGCAGCGTGTATACGTTGACCCGCAAGGGCTATGCACAGGCGTGCCCGAATGTGGGGAAATTGCTGACCAACCTGAGTTTCACCCAGGAGATGGAGAACGCCATCATGGCTGAGGTGGTGAACAAGAAGGTCAGTAATGCGGACGCGGCGAAGGCGTGGATCAAGGCGAACCCGGCGGTGCTGGACAAGTGGCTGGACGGGGTTAAAACCGTGGACGGCCAGGATGCACTGGCCGCTGTAAAAGCCAAACTCTGA